In Zunongwangia sp. HGR-M22, the sequence TCTATAATTTCAGGATTAATTTTATAAATCGAAGTTTTTAGATCTGTTTATTCAGTCACTCAGTTGAAGCTAAGAAACAAGCTAGATTTATCGAATTTGAATAATTGCTTTATAAAATAGTTTTCGGTTTTGACTAATCTTAGTTTGTTGGCCCGAATATTTTAGCGATGCTTCATAAGCTTGTAGTACTGGAAAATTTATTTTCGTTCAGCATAAACCGCATAATAACGCGGCGTAAATCGTCGTAAAATCGGCCGGATTCCAACTTTGTTTACAGGATTGGTCCAATTTGCGCGGGCTTTAATTTCCCAGCCAGATTTTTCTAAAAGCCAATCGAATTGCCAGTCTTCAAATTCGTGATAGTGTCGATCACGCATATCGGTTTTGCTACGATACGCTTCAGCAAACCATAATTTTAATGGTACGGTAGCAACTAATTTATCTGCCTTTATATTTTTTAGAATAGTGTATGGGTTCAATAAATGTTCGAAAATTTCAAAAGCCGTAACGACTTTAAAATCTTGTTTTACAATATCAAATTTCTCATCTAAATCTTCACCAGTTGTATTGGTAACCTTGTATCCTTCTTTCCGCATAATTTCAGAAAAAGGGTTTTGAATCCCAAGATCTAAAACCTGTGATGGAGCTTTAACATGTTTGCTTAGAAATTCGAGTGTTTTTTGGAATCGTTTACCCGGGTAGGTATCTTCGTACATTTTAATATTCGTATACTATTGCATTTATATTCATACCGGCACCAACACTGGCCAGTAAAATAATATCACCTTTTTGCAATTCCTGATTATCGATTTGTTTGTTAATCACCAGATCTAATAGAGTAGGGACCGTTGCTACACTGCTATTTCCTAATTCTTTAATAGACATAGGCATGACGCCTTCAGGAGTCTTTTTGTCAAATAATTTATAGAAACGTTTGATAATAGCTTCATCCATTTTTTCATTTGCCTGATGGATAAATACTTTTTTAAGATCGTCTATTCCTTTTCCGCTTTGCTCCAGGCAAGACTTCATGGCATTGGGAACATTGATTAACGCAAATTCGTAAATTTTACGACCATTCATTTTAATAAAACGCGT encodes:
- a CDS encoding methyltransferase; the encoded protein is MYEDTYPGKRFQKTLEFLSKHVKAPSQVLDLGIQNPFSEIMRKEGYKVTNTTGEDLDEKFDIVKQDFKVVTAFEIFEHLLNPYTILKNIKADKLVATVPLKLWFAEAYRSKTDMRDRHYHEFEDWQFDWLLEKSGWEIKARANWTNPVNKVGIRPILRRFTPRYYAVYAERK